In Rhineura floridana isolate rRhiFlo1 chromosome 1, rRhiFlo1.hap2, whole genome shotgun sequence, the following proteins share a genomic window:
- the MSC gene encoding musculin isoform X1, whose amino-acid sequence MSTGSLSDAEEVPEMDLRGLQLGYPVPPRSKRRPRGEPCPSADNSSAAEEEEEEDEEDAETAGSCGASSSKKKRTKGASAAGAGNGGKRQQQPSPAGRSAAAECKQTQRNAANARERARMRVLSKAFSRLKTSLPWVPPDTKLSKLDTLRLASSYIAHLRQLLQEDRYEKGYVHPVNLTWPFVVSGRPESDTKEVSTTNRLCGTTA is encoded by the exons ATGTCTACAGGCTCCCTGAGTGACGCCGAGGAGGTGCCGGAGATGGACCTGAGAGGGTTGCAGCTGGGATACCCGGTGCCGCCCCGCTCCAAGCGGCGTCCCCGAGGCGAGCCTTGCCCCTCAGCGGATAATTCCTCTgctgcggaggaggaggaggaagaggacgagGAAGACGCGGAGACGGCGGGGAGCTGTGGCgcaagcagcagcaagaagaagcgAACCAAGGGAGCTTCCGCGGCGGGGGCAGGCAACGGGGGCAAAAGGCAGCAGCAGCCGTCGCCGGCGGGCCGGAGCGCGGCGGCGGAATGCAAGCAGACGCAGCGCAACGCGGCCAACGCGCGCGAGCGAGCCCGCATGCGCGTACTGAGCAAGGCGTTCTCGCGCCTGAagaccagcctgccctgggtgccTCCAGACACCAAGCTCTCCAAGCTGGACACGCTGCGCCTCGCCTCCAGCTACATCGCCCACCTTCGGCAGTTGCTGCAAGAAGATCGCTATGAGAAGGGCTACGTGCACCCCGTCAATCTG ACCTGGCCATTTGTGGTTTCAGGAAGACCAGAATCTGATACCAAAGAGGTTTCAACAACCAACAGATTATGTGGAACTACAGCTTAG
- the MSC gene encoding musculin isoform X2, whose translation MSTGSLSDAEEVPEMDLRGLQLGYPVPPRSKRRPRGEPCPSADNSSAAEEEEEEDEEDAETAGSCGASSSKKKRTKGASAAGAGNGGKRQQQPSPAGRSAAAECKQTQRNAANARERARMRVLSKAFSRLKTSLPWVPPDTKLSKLDTLRLASSYIAHLRQLLQEDRYEKGYVHPVNLHWPRRCSW comes from the exons ATGTCTACAGGCTCCCTGAGTGACGCCGAGGAGGTGCCGGAGATGGACCTGAGAGGGTTGCAGCTGGGATACCCGGTGCCGCCCCGCTCCAAGCGGCGTCCCCGAGGCGAGCCTTGCCCCTCAGCGGATAATTCCTCTgctgcggaggaggaggaggaagaggacgagGAAGACGCGGAGACGGCGGGGAGCTGTGGCgcaagcagcagcaagaagaagcgAACCAAGGGAGCTTCCGCGGCGGGGGCAGGCAACGGGGGCAAAAGGCAGCAGCAGCCGTCGCCGGCGGGCCGGAGCGCGGCGGCGGAATGCAAGCAGACGCAGCGCAACGCGGCCAACGCGCGCGAGCGAGCCCGCATGCGCGTACTGAGCAAGGCGTTCTCGCGCCTGAagaccagcctgccctgggtgccTCCAGACACCAAGCTCTCCAAGCTGGACACGCTGCGCCTCGCCTCCAGCTACATCGCCCACCTTCGGCAGTTGCTGCAAGAAGATCGCTATGAGAAGGGCTACGTGCACCCCGTCAATCTG CACTGGCCAAGACGATGCTCCTGGTGA